A single Heliomicrobium undosum DNA region contains:
- a CDS encoding BMP family lipoprotein, translated as MAGFMLVTLLLLLSVSCSVTGKREAAPLRVVLLYDQGGPGDCGFNDMAREGLKRATKEFGHRLSARTFQVSPYGDNRELLMELQGQSGVDLVMAISYEFARSVQYVAPRYPRTHYMVIDGHLPGLGPEGNLTCVNFREQEGSYLVGAIAALSSKTGKIGFIGAVKNPVIGRFEAGYRAGALRIDPQVEVLSHTIGMDTTAYMNPMRARELSEWQYDRGVDIIYHATGASGIGVMEAARSRDRLMIGVDADQSLTAPEGTGKHVLTSMLKRVDVAVYETIRMAMGKELRGGYVELGLKEGAVGYAENEMNRELLAPIRPQIEAIRAEIIEGRLKVPDWVGE; from the coding sequence TTGGCCGGGTTCATGCTGGTGACCCTCTTGCTCCTCCTGTCGGTCAGTTGCAGCGTGACGGGAAAGCGGGAGGCTGCGCCCCTCCGGGTGGTCCTGCTCTACGACCAGGGCGGGCCGGGGGACTGCGGCTTCAACGATATGGCCCGGGAGGGGCTGAAACGGGCCACCAAGGAATTCGGCCACCGGCTCAGTGCGAGAACCTTTCAGGTGTCGCCCTACGGTGACAACCGCGAATTATTGATGGAATTGCAGGGGCAGAGCGGCGTCGATCTGGTCATGGCCATCAGCTATGAATTCGCCCGATCGGTGCAGTATGTGGCGCCCCGCTACCCCCGCACCCACTACATGGTCATTGACGGCCATCTTCCCGGCCTTGGGCCCGAGGGCAATCTCACCTGTGTGAACTTCCGGGAACAGGAGGGCTCCTATCTGGTCGGCGCCATTGCCGCGCTGTCCAGCAAGACGGGCAAAATCGGTTTCATCGGCGCCGTCAAAAACCCTGTCATCGGACGTTTTGAGGCCGGTTATCGCGCCGGCGCCTTGCGGATCGACCCGCAAGTCGAGGTTTTGTCGCACACCATCGGGATGGATACGACGGCCTATATGAACCCGATGCGGGCCAGAGAACTGAGCGAGTGGCAGTATGACAGGGGGGTCGACATCATCTATCACGCCACAGGCGCCTCCGGCATCGGTGTCATGGAAGCAGCCCGCAGCCGGGACCGGCTGATGATCGGCGTCGACGCCGACCAGTCCTTGACCGCCCCCGAAGGGACGGGGAAGCATGTCTTGACGAGCATGCTCAAGCGCGTCGATGTGGCCGTCTATGAAACGATCCGCATGGCCATGGGCAAGGAACTGCGCGGCGGCTACGTGGAATTGGGGCTAAAGGAGGGCGCCGTCGGCTACGCCGAGAACGAGATGAACCGCGAGCTTCTTGCCCCCATCCGCCCTCAAATCGAAGCGATCCGCGCCGAGATCATCGAGGGCAGGTTGAAGGTCCCCGATTGGGTAGGGGAATAG
- a CDS encoding YaiI/YqxD family protein, protein MKLLIDADACPREVLRISLELGRRYQVPVWTVASFNHVIESDHHVVVGGSSQETDIKVMNLSESGDVAVTQDFGLAAMLIGKGVRCLGPSGRVYAPERIDLLLEERELKARFRRGGGRTKGPKRRTAEEDRRFADSLEALLQRR, encoded by the coding sequence ATGAAACTGCTCATCGACGCCGACGCCTGCCCTCGCGAGGTTCTTCGGATCAGCCTCGAACTGGGCCGCCGCTACCAGGTCCCCGTCTGGACGGTGGCCAGCTTCAACCATGTCATTGAGTCCGATCACCACGTGGTCGTCGGCGGCTCTTCCCAGGAGACGGACATCAAGGTCATGAACCTCTCTGAATCGGGCGATGTGGCCGTCACCCAGGACTTCGGCCTGGCAGCCATGCTGATCGGAAAGGGCGTCCGTTGTCTCGGCCCCTCGGGCCGCGTCTACGCCCCCGAGCGGATCGACCTGCTGCTGGAGGAGCGAGAGCTGAAGGCCCGTTTCCGTCGCGGCGGCGGCCGGACAAAAGGGCCGAAAAGAAGAACCGCCGAAGAGGATCGGCGGTTTGCGGATTCCCTGGAAGCGCTGTTGCAGAGGCGATGA